In the Wyeomyia smithii strain HCP4-BCI-WySm-NY-G18 chromosome 2, ASM2978416v1, whole genome shotgun sequence genome, one interval contains:
- the LOC129719819 gene encoding cuticle protein 8-like: MYRSMLLLFALVAGAVESSPVEWIYQSDVDHFPVRQQKIVQPKEQPPHNLGEIESELEVDQKDFHTYPKYKYEYGVKDPLTGDHKSQWEMRDGDIVKGSYTLDEPDGSQRIVEYRADDRNGFEAVVKTIKRPHLNTQILLDASDKQTQSNSKSDKLSSVGRSYTKLTRYD, translated from the exons ATGTACCGATCAATGTTGCTTCTTTTCGCGCTAGTGGCAGGTGCCGTAGAGTCTTCGCCTGTAGAATGGATTTACCAAAGTGATGTTGACCACTTTCCTGTGAGGCAGCAGAAAATCGTTCAACCTAAAGAACAACCACCACACAATCTAGGTGAAATTGAGAGTGAACTAGAGGTTGATCAGAAAGACTTTCATACGTACCCAAAGTACAAGTACGAATATGGCGTCAAAGACCCGCTGACTGGTGATCATAAAAGTCAGTGGGAGATGCGCGATGGAGATATCGTGAAAG GATCGTATACACTTGACGAACCTGATGGTTCCCAGCGGATCGTGGAATATCGAGCAGATGATCGTAATGGATTCGAGGCTGTTGTTAAAACCATCAAACGTCCCCACCTGAATACCCAGATTTTGCTGGATGCATCCGACAAGCAGACGCAATCGAATAGCAAGAGTGACAAACTGAGTAGCGTAGGCCGAAGTTATACCAAACTCACTAGATACGACTAA